Within Streptomyces albofaciens JCM 4342, the genomic segment GCAGTTGATGCCGGCGCCGCACACCACCGCGACGCCGACCGGTTCGCCGCTGTCCGGCAGTCCGGTGCGCAGCAGCGCGAAGGTGTCGTTGGCGACGGTGACCGCGGGGGCCCAGCCGTACGAGCTGATCTCCGCGGCCAGTTCCGTCTCCTCGACGGGCAGGTCGGCGTTGGCCAGGTAGGCGGACACCTGGCTCACCGGGCCGGTGACGCCGGCCCGTTCCCGTACGGTGTCCACCAGTGCCGCCAGGTCGCCCACGGCCTGTGCGACGCCGACCACCGGCGGGCGGAAACCGCCGCCGCGGACCGTCGCCAGTACGGTCCCGTCCGCGCCGACCAGCGCCACGTCGGTCTTGCTGTTGCCCGCGTCGACGGCGAGGAACAGCCCGTCGGCGTGTGCGTCGGCTCCGGCCGCCCCAGCCGGCCGGGGTGAGCCATCCGGCCGGGGTGCCCCGGTCGGCCGGGGCACCGCCCCGCCCCCCTCGTCCTTGCTCAGAGCCACGTGAGGTGCTCCCGGTTGTGCGCGATCAGCTCGTCGGTCAGCCGGTCCGCGTAGGCGATCTGGCCGATGAGCGGGTGGGCGAGCAGGGCCTCGAAGACCCGGTCCCGGCCGCCCTTCAGGGCCGCCTCCAGCGCCAGGTGCTCGTACGCGGTGACGTTGGCGATCAGCCCGGAGTACAGCGGCTCCAGCGGCCGTACGGGCAGCGGCTCCGCCCCGCCGGCACCCACCGTCGCCGGTACCTCGATGACCGCGTCGTCCGGCAGGAAGGGCAGGGTTCCGTTGTTGACCGTGTTCACGATCTGCACGTCGCCGGTGTCGCCCAGCAGCGCCGAGGTCAGCGCCACCGCCGCCTCCGAGTAGAAGGCGCCGCCGCGCTTGGCCAGCAGCTCGGGCTTCTCGTCCAGCGACGGGTCGCCGTACATGTCCAGCAGCTGCTTCTCGATGGCCGCCACCTCCGCCGCCCGCGACGGCTTGCTGCGCAGTTCCTCCACGACCTCGTCGTGCTGGTAGTAATAGCGCAGGTAGTACGACGGTACGACGCCGAGCCGGTCCACGAGCGAACGCGGCATGTGCAGGTCCTCGGCGATGGCCGCGCCGTGCTCGGCGATCAGCCGGGGCAGCACGTCCTCGCCGTCCACCCGTACGGCGCGCTCCCACGTCAGGTGGTTCAGCCCGACGTGCTCCAGCTCCACCCGCTCCGGTGCGATGCCCAGCAGCCGCGCGAACTTCCGCTGGAAGCCGATGGCCACGTTGCACAGGCCGACGGCCTTGTGGCCGTGCGACAGCAGCGCGCGGGTGACGATGCCGACCGGGTTGGTGAAGTCCACGATCCACGCGTCGGGGTTGCGGCGGCGGATGCGCTCCGCGATGTCCAGGACGACCGGGACGGTGCGCAGCGCCTTGGCGAGCCCGCCCGCGCCGGTCGTCTCCTGCCCGACGCAGCCGCACTCCAGGGGCCAGGTCTCGTCCTGGTTGCGGGCCGCCTGCCCGCCGACGCGGAGCTGGAGGAGGACCGCGTCCGCGCCGTCCACGCCGGCGTCCACGTCGGCGGTCCAGGAGATGCGGCCGGGGTGGCCCTGCCGGGCGAAGATCCGCCGGGCCAGGCCGCCGACCAGCTCCAGCCGGTCGGCCGCCGGGTCGATCAGGACCAGTTCCGCCAGCGGCAGGGCGTCCCGCAGCCGGGCGAAGCCGTCGATGAGTTCGGGGGTGTAGGTGGAGCCTCCGCCGACCACGGCGATCTTGAGGCGGGGGTGTGGGGGCGGGCCCCCGGCGGCCGAGGGCGCTCCCTCGGCGGACGGAGACGGGGTCCCGGCGGACGGGGACGGAGTCCCGGCGGATGGGGACGGGGTCCCGGCGGACGACAGCATGAAATCGATCAGCCCTTCACTCCGGTGAGCGTGACGCCTTCGACGAACGCCTTCTGGGCGAAGAAGAAGACGATGATGACGGGTGCCATGACGAGCAGCGTCGCGGCCATGGTCAGGTTC encodes:
- a CDS encoding 6-phospho-beta-glucosidase — translated: MVGGGSTYTPELIDGFARLRDALPLAELVLIDPAADRLELVGGLARRIFARQGHPGRISWTADVDAGVDGADAVLLQLRVGGQAARNQDETWPLECGCVGQETTGAGGLAKALRTVPVVLDIAERIRRRNPDAWIVDFTNPVGIVTRALLSHGHKAVGLCNVAIGFQRKFARLLGIAPERVELEHVGLNHLTWERAVRVDGEDVLPRLIAEHGAAIAEDLHMPRSLVDRLGVVPSYYLRYYYQHDEVVEELRSKPSRAAEVAAIEKQLLDMYGDPSLDEKPELLAKRGGAFYSEAAVALTSALLGDTGDVQIVNTVNNGTLPFLPDDAVIEVPATVGAGGAEPLPVRPLEPLYSGLIANVTAYEHLALEAALKGGRDRVFEALLAHPLIGQIAYADRLTDELIAHNREHLTWL